The Streptomyces nitrosporeus genome includes a window with the following:
- a CDS encoding beta-ketoacyl synthase N-terminal-like domain-containing protein: MSTSARRRSVITGIGVVAPNGTGAGAFWKQTQEGVSVLDRVSREGCENLPLRVAGEVRDFDPVTAVEERFLVQTDRFTHYAMAAADLALDDARLGRADYEDAPFKVGVVTAAGSGGGEFGQRELQRLWGQGPKFVGPYQSIAWFYAASTGQISIRGGFKGPCAVVASDEAGGLDALMHAARSVRGGTDAVVVGAAEAPLAPYSVVCQLGYDDLSVCDDPARAYRPFTADACGFVPAEGGAMLVVEEASAARARGARARAELAGHAATFTGAGRWEQSREGLAHAVEGALREAGCAPEEIDVVFADALGVPAADRAEALALADALGPHGRRVPVTAPKAGIGRAYCGAPVLDVSAAVLAMEHGLVPPTPNVFEVCHDLDVVTGRPRPARLRTALVLSRGLMGSNSALVLRHPNDTTE, encoded by the coding sequence ATGAGCACCTCGGCACGCCGGAGGTCCGTCATCACGGGGATCGGCGTCGTCGCCCCCAACGGGACCGGCGCCGGCGCCTTCTGGAAGCAGACCCAGGAAGGCGTCAGCGTCCTCGACCGGGTCTCCCGCGAAGGCTGCGAGAACCTGCCTCTGCGGGTCGCGGGCGAGGTCAGGGACTTCGACCCGGTCACCGCCGTCGAGGAAAGGTTCCTCGTCCAGACCGACCGGTTCACCCACTACGCGATGGCCGCCGCCGACCTCGCCCTCGACGACGCGCGGCTGGGCCGCGCCGACTACGAGGACGCCCCCTTCAAAGTGGGCGTGGTCACCGCCGCCGGGTCCGGCGGCGGTGAGTTCGGGCAGCGCGAGCTCCAGCGGCTGTGGGGGCAGGGACCCAAGTTCGTCGGCCCCTACCAGTCCATCGCCTGGTTCTACGCCGCCAGCACCGGCCAGATCTCCATCCGCGGCGGTTTCAAGGGCCCCTGCGCCGTCGTGGCCAGCGACGAGGCGGGCGGCCTGGACGCCCTCATGCACGCCGCGCGCTCGGTCCGGGGCGGCACGGACGCGGTCGTCGTCGGCGCCGCCGAAGCGCCGCTGGCACCGTACTCCGTCGTCTGCCAGCTCGGCTACGACGACCTCAGCGTCTGCGACGACCCGGCCCGCGCCTACCGGCCGTTCACCGCGGACGCCTGCGGGTTCGTGCCTGCCGAGGGCGGCGCCATGCTGGTGGTCGAGGAGGCGTCGGCGGCGCGGGCCCGCGGCGCCCGGGCCCGCGCCGAACTCGCCGGACACGCCGCCACCTTCACCGGAGCGGGCCGGTGGGAACAGTCCCGGGAGGGACTCGCCCACGCCGTCGAGGGGGCTCTGCGCGAGGCCGGCTGCGCTCCCGAGGAGATCGACGTCGTCTTCGCCGACGCCCTCGGGGTCCCCGCCGCGGACCGGGCCGAGGCACTGGCCCTCGCCGACGCGCTCGGCCCGCACGGGCGCCGCGTACCCGTGACGGCGCCCAAGGCCGGCATCGGCCGTGCCTACTGCGGAGCGCCCGTCCTGGACGTCTCCGCGGCCGTGCTCGCCATGGAACACGGCCTCGTCCCGCCGACCCCCAACGTCTTCGAGGTGTGCCACGACCTCGACGTGGTCACCGGCCGTCCGCGCCCCGCCCGGCTCCGCACGGCACTGGTGCTCAGCCGGGGCCTCATGGGCTCGAACTCGGCCCTGGTGCTGCGGCACCCCAACGACACCACTGAGTGA
- a CDS encoding FAD-dependent oxidoreductase gives MNENVVHRVPVLIVGGSLVGLSASVFLSRLGVRHLLVEKHAGTSTHPRGRGNNVRTMEIFRTAGAERLIRDAASVLSGNHGILQAPSLTGGEQDWLFKEIDPGGGLARFSPSGWCLCSQNDLEPVLVGHARALGSDLRFSAEMLGFEQDADGVTAVVKDRETGEHTTVRADYLVAADGPRSPVREQLRIGQTGPGDLFHNVSITFRSRGLASVVGDRRFIVCYLTNPKADGALLPVDNVERWVFHAPWKPELGETMEDFTDDRCVAHIQEAVGAPGLDVEITGKAPWHAAERVAERYGSGRVFLAGDAAHEMSPTGAFGSNTGIQDAHNLAWKLAAVVRGEAGPGLLETYEAERLPVARATSARASSRSQEHSHPGYAAPEGPAGGPRGGMLTVALGYRYGRGAVLGAGPAGPVVPERMGLTGEPGTRAPHLWVRRAGTRVSTLDLYERSFVLLCDADRPEWRAAASRVAERLGIRLDAYAVGAGAGADLEAEEGGDWAAAHGTGADGAVLVRPDAFVAWRSPGAVEDPETVLYDALTALLHRD, from the coding sequence ATGAACGAGAACGTCGTCCACCGTGTGCCGGTCCTCATCGTGGGCGGCTCCCTGGTGGGCCTGTCCGCCTCCGTCTTCCTGAGCCGGCTCGGTGTCCGCCATCTCCTGGTCGAGAAGCACGCGGGCACCTCGACCCATCCGCGCGGGCGGGGCAACAACGTCCGCACGATGGAGATCTTCCGTACGGCGGGGGCGGAGCGGCTGATCAGGGACGCCGCGTCGGTGCTGTCCGGCAATCACGGCATCCTGCAGGCCCCGTCGCTCACCGGCGGCGAACAGGACTGGCTGTTCAAGGAGATCGACCCGGGCGGCGGCCTGGCGCGGTTCAGCCCGAGCGGCTGGTGCCTGTGCAGCCAGAACGACCTGGAACCCGTTCTGGTCGGCCACGCCCGCGCCCTGGGCAGTGATCTGCGCTTCTCCGCGGAGATGCTCGGTTTCGAGCAGGACGCCGACGGGGTCACGGCGGTGGTGAAGGACCGGGAGACCGGGGAGCACACCACGGTGCGCGCCGACTACCTGGTGGCGGCCGACGGGCCGCGCAGCCCGGTCCGGGAGCAGCTGCGGATCGGGCAGACCGGTCCGGGCGACCTGTTCCACAACGTGAGCATCACGTTCCGCTCGCGCGGTCTCGCGTCGGTGGTCGGTGATCGGCGGTTCATCGTCTGCTACCTGACGAACCCGAAGGCCGACGGGGCGCTGCTGCCGGTGGACAACGTGGAGCGGTGGGTGTTCCACGCGCCGTGGAAACCCGAACTGGGCGAGACCATGGAGGACTTCACCGACGACCGGTGTGTGGCGCACATCCAGGAGGCGGTCGGCGCGCCCGGCCTGGACGTGGAGATCACCGGCAAGGCTCCGTGGCACGCGGCGGAGCGGGTCGCCGAGCGGTACGGGTCGGGACGGGTCTTCCTCGCGGGTGACGCGGCCCACGAGATGTCACCGACCGGGGCGTTCGGCTCGAACACGGGGATCCAGGACGCGCACAACCTGGCGTGGAAGCTGGCCGCCGTGGTCCGTGGGGAGGCGGGTCCCGGTCTTCTGGAGACGTACGAGGCGGAACGGCTGCCGGTGGCACGGGCCACGAGCGCACGGGCGTCGTCGCGCTCGCAGGAGCACAGCCACCCCGGTTACGCGGCCCCCGAGGGCCCGGCGGGCGGTCCCCGGGGCGGCATGCTCACGGTGGCGCTGGGATACCGCTACGGGCGGGGCGCGGTGCTGGGCGCCGGTCCGGCCGGTCCGGTGGTGCCGGAGCGCATGGGCCTGACGGGCGAGCCCGGCACCCGCGCACCGCATCTGTGGGTGCGCCGGGCCGGTACGCGCGTCTCGACCCTGGATCTGTACGAGCGGTCGTTCGTGCTGCTCTGCGACGCGGACCGCCCCGAGTGGCGGGCGGCGGCGTCACGGGTCGCGGAGCGGCTGGGGATCCGGCTGGACGCCTACGCCGTCGGGGCGGGCGCCGGGGCGGACCTGGAGGCCGAGGAGGGGGGCGACTGGGCCGCCGCGCACGGTACGGGGGCGGACGGCGCCGTGCTGGTGCGTCCGGACGCCTTCGTGGCCTGGCGTTCGCCGGGCGCGGTGGAGGACCCGGAGACCGTGCTGTACGACGCGCTCACGGCGCTGCTGCACCGGGACTGA
- a CDS encoding cupin domain-containing protein, translating to MTTHRPRIVDLSETQPNRRRGGDLRAMLTPTAVGATSGFMGLAIVRPGERIGEHYHPYSEEFVYVVQGLLEVDLDGEPHAMRPDQGLLIPPHVRHRFRNVGDEEARMVFHLGPLAPRPELGHVDTEITDTAVAERGAPPERTGAAS from the coding sequence ATGACCACGCACCGGCCTCGCATCGTGGACCTCAGCGAGACGCAGCCCAACCGCAGGCGCGGAGGAGATCTGCGCGCCATGCTCACACCCACCGCCGTGGGAGCGACCAGCGGCTTCATGGGGCTGGCCATCGTCCGCCCCGGTGAGCGCATCGGCGAGCACTACCACCCGTACTCCGAGGAGTTCGTGTACGTGGTGCAGGGCCTCCTCGAGGTCGACCTGGACGGCGAACCCCACGCCATGCGGCCCGACCAGGGCCTCCTCATCCCGCCGCACGTACGCCACCGCTTCCGCAACGTCGGCGACGAGGAGGCGCGCATGGTCTTCCACCTCGGCCCGCTCGCCCCGCGCCCCGAACTCGGACACGTGGACACCGAGATCACCGACACGGCGGTGGCCGAGCGCGGCGCGCCGCCAGAACGGACGGGGGCCGCGTCATGA
- a CDS encoding SRPBCC family protein, which translates to MSGHTENEITIAAPLDLVWDMTNDLENWPRLFSEYASVEVIEREGETTTFRLTMHPDDNGKVWSWVSERTTDRAGRTVRAHRVETGPFQHMDIRWEYSEVPGGTRMRWRQDFAMRPDAPVDDEWMTDNINRNSRVQLELIRDKIEQRDRERRSASVPVN; encoded by the coding sequence GTGTCCGGACACACCGAGAACGAGATCACCATCGCCGCCCCCCTGGACCTGGTCTGGGACATGACGAACGATCTCGAGAACTGGCCCCGGCTGTTCAGCGAGTACGCCTCCGTCGAGGTGATCGAGCGGGAGGGCGAGACGACCACCTTCCGGCTCACCATGCACCCCGACGACAACGGCAAGGTCTGGAGCTGGGTCTCCGAGCGCACCACGGACCGCGCCGGACGCACTGTCCGCGCCCACAGGGTCGAGACCGGGCCGTTCCAGCACATGGACATCCGCTGGGAGTACTCGGAGGTCCCCGGAGGCACCCGGATGCGCTGGCGGCAGGACTTCGCGATGCGCCCCGACGCCCCGGTCGACGACGAGTGGATGACCGACAACATCAACCGCAACTCCCGCGTCCAGCTGGAACTCATCCGCGACAAGATCGAGCAGCGCGACCGGGAACGGCGGTCCGCCTCGGTCCCGGTCAACTGA
- a CDS encoding TcmI family type II polyketide cyclase — protein MTTLSERISQSAFDGSRLRVILLLDLHDGAQNQFLEAYEHMRNQVASIPGHISDQLCQSIENPSQWLITSEWESAPPFLAWVNSEEHVETVQPLHSCVRDTRSLRFSVLRETGAAFENVPEPLKGRLQSAPRLGDGVVRHALTFTVKPGTEDIVAKILADYDSPQARVDENTRLRRTSLFMHGNRVVRAVEVEGDLMAALRHVSRQPEVRAVEEAINPYLEQDRDLADPDSARMFFTRAALPTVHHVKAGRHTAEELERHALFYQAKEGCGMALARLLAGQDEEAAEDIAGPIESSTIFQRDDVVVRLLEVSGPLDAQPAQALGIGGARKAAVFGRLLEGGANGLPTTDPEAARFLSQAEMTLVTDRQAPDS, from the coding sequence ATGACAACCCTCTCGGAACGCATATCGCAGTCCGCCTTCGACGGATCGAGGCTCCGGGTCATACTCCTGCTGGACCTGCACGACGGCGCCCAGAACCAGTTCCTCGAGGCGTACGAGCACATGCGCAACCAGGTCGCCTCGATTCCCGGGCACATCAGCGACCAGCTCTGCCAGTCCATCGAGAACCCCTCGCAGTGGCTCATCACCAGCGAATGGGAGAGCGCGCCGCCCTTCCTCGCGTGGGTGAACAGCGAGGAGCACGTCGAGACGGTACAGCCCCTGCACAGCTGCGTACGCGACACCCGTTCGCTGCGGTTCAGCGTGCTGCGCGAGACGGGTGCCGCCTTCGAGAACGTCCCCGAACCCCTCAAGGGCCGCCTCCAGTCCGCTCCCCGTCTGGGCGACGGCGTCGTACGCCACGCCCTCACCTTCACGGTGAAGCCGGGCACGGAGGACATCGTCGCGAAGATCCTCGCCGACTACGACTCCCCGCAGGCGCGCGTCGACGAGAACACCCGGCTGCGCCGTACCTCGCTCTTCATGCACGGCAACCGGGTGGTGCGCGCGGTGGAGGTCGAGGGCGACCTGATGGCCGCGCTGCGGCACGTCTCACGCCAGCCCGAGGTCAGGGCCGTCGAGGAGGCCATCAACCCCTACCTCGAACAGGACCGCGACCTCGCCGACCCCGACTCCGCCCGGATGTTCTTCACCCGGGCCGCCCTGCCGACCGTCCATCACGTCAAGGCGGGCCGGCACACGGCGGAGGAGCTCGAGCGGCACGCGCTGTTCTACCAGGCCAAGGAGGGCTGCGGCATGGCACTGGCACGACTGCTCGCCGGCCAGGACGAGGAGGCGGCAGAGGACATCGCCGGCCCCATCGAGAGCAGCACCATCTTCCAGCGGGACGACGTGGTGGTCCGCCTGCTCGAGGTGAGCGGCCCCCTCGACGCGCAGCCCGCCCAGGCACTCGGCATCGGCGGCGCCCGCAAGGCGGCCGTGTTCGGCCGGCTCCTCGAAGGCGGCGCCAACGGCCTGCCGACGACCGACCCCGAAGCCGCGCGCTTCCTCTCGCAGGCCGAGATGACCCTCGTCACGGACCGGCAGGCCCCCGATTCCTGA
- a CDS encoding ACT domain-containing protein encodes MTGERDLRTLLRGMRPELNPGRYVFTTLPDGGTPPGVDPVVTVAEREGLTLVLPESQAVRAGLAHDFVAAWITLRVHSALDAVGLTAAVSLALTDAGMGCNMVAGYHHDHLFVPHGRGAEAVRVLEALAAES; translated from the coding sequence ATGACCGGCGAACGCGACCTGAGGACCCTGCTGCGCGGCATGCGGCCGGAGCTGAACCCCGGCCGCTACGTCTTCACGACGCTCCCGGACGGCGGGACGCCTCCCGGGGTGGACCCCGTGGTGACCGTCGCCGAGCGTGAGGGCCTCACCCTCGTCCTCCCCGAGAGCCAGGCGGTACGGGCGGGGCTCGCCCACGACTTCGTGGCCGCCTGGATCACCCTGCGCGTGCACTCCGCCCTCGACGCCGTCGGGCTGACCGCGGCGGTCTCCCTCGCCCTCACCGACGCGGGGATGGGCTGCAACATGGTCGCCGGCTACCACCACGATCACCTGTTCGTCCCCCATGGGCGGGGGGCCGAAGCGGTGCGGGTGCTGGAGGCACTGGCGGCGGAGTCGTAG
- a CDS encoding acyl carrier protein yields the protein MSDRLTYEELAGLMKSGAGLTVDPAQMESRPGSAFEEYGLDSLGLLGIVAALENRYGRPLPADADRCRTPGEFLDLVNTTLTGV from the coding sequence GTGTCCGACCGACTGACGTACGAAGAGCTCGCAGGACTCATGAAGAGCGGCGCGGGTCTCACCGTCGACCCCGCGCAGATGGAGAGCCGTCCCGGCTCCGCGTTCGAAGAGTACGGCCTCGACTCGCTCGGCCTGCTCGGCATCGTCGCCGCCCTCGAGAACCGCTACGGCCGCCCGCTGCCGGCCGACGCCGACCGGTGCAGGACGCCCGGAGAGTTCCTCGACCTCGTGAACACCACCCTGACAGGAGTCTGA
- a CDS encoding beta-ketoacyl-[acyl-carrier-protein] synthase family protein — protein sequence MTRRVAVTGVGVVAPGGIGAPAFWDLLSNGRTATRGITLFDPAPFRSRIAAEVDFDPVAHGLDDGLIARSDRYIQFALVAAREALQDAGLDPEREDPWRVGVSLGTAVGGTTRLEHDYVAVSGSGARWDVDHRPAGAHLERAFSPSTLASAVAEEVGAHGPVQTVSTGCTSGLDAIGYAFHSIEEGRVDVCVAGASDTPITPITVACFDAIKATSANNDDPEHASRPFDARRDGFVMGEGGAVLVLEELEHARARGATVYCEISGYATFGNAYHMTGLTSEGLEMAEAINTALAHSRTDPSQVDYVNAHGSGTKQNDRHETAAVKRALGQHAYKVPMSSIKSMVGHSLGAIGAIEIAACVLALRHQTVPPTANYETADPECDLDYVPRTARPLKLRSVLSVGSGFGGFQSAVALTRTGGRTP from the coding sequence ATGACCCGGCGTGTCGCCGTCACCGGAGTCGGTGTGGTCGCGCCGGGAGGCATCGGCGCCCCGGCTTTCTGGGACCTGCTGTCGAACGGCCGCACCGCGACACGAGGCATCACCCTGTTCGACCCGGCGCCCTTCCGCTCCCGGATCGCGGCCGAGGTCGACTTCGACCCCGTCGCGCACGGCCTGGACGACGGCCTGATCGCACGCTCCGACCGGTACATCCAGTTCGCCCTGGTGGCCGCGAGGGAAGCGCTCCAGGACGCCGGCCTGGACCCGGAGAGGGAAGACCCCTGGCGCGTCGGCGTCTCCCTCGGCACCGCGGTCGGCGGCACCACCCGGCTCGAACACGACTACGTCGCGGTCAGCGGGAGCGGAGCACGCTGGGACGTCGACCACCGGCCGGCCGGCGCCCATCTGGAACGCGCCTTCTCGCCCAGCACCCTCGCCTCGGCCGTCGCCGAAGAGGTCGGGGCGCACGGCCCGGTCCAGACCGTCTCCACCGGCTGCACCTCCGGTCTGGACGCGATCGGCTACGCCTTCCACTCCATCGAGGAGGGCCGCGTCGACGTCTGCGTCGCCGGAGCCTCCGACACGCCGATCACCCCCATCACCGTCGCCTGCTTCGACGCCATCAAGGCGACCTCCGCCAACAACGACGACCCGGAACACGCCTCCAGGCCCTTCGACGCCCGCCGCGACGGGTTCGTCATGGGCGAGGGCGGAGCCGTCCTGGTCCTCGAGGAGCTGGAGCACGCGCGGGCCCGCGGGGCGACCGTCTACTGCGAGATATCGGGCTACGCCACCTTCGGCAACGCCTACCACATGACCGGGCTCACCAGCGAGGGCCTGGAGATGGCCGAGGCCATCAACACGGCTCTGGCGCACTCCCGGACCGACCCCTCGCAGGTCGACTACGTCAACGCGCACGGCTCGGGCACCAAGCAGAACGACCGGCACGAGACCGCGGCCGTGAAGCGGGCCCTGGGGCAGCACGCGTACAAGGTGCCGATGAGCTCCATCAAATCCATGGTGGGGCACTCGCTCGGAGCGATCGGCGCCATCGAGATCGCCGCGTGCGTCCTGGCGCTCCGGCACCAGACCGTGCCCCCCACGGCCAACTACGAGACCGCCGACCCCGAGTGCGACCTCGACTACGTACCACGCACCGCACGGCCGCTCAAGCTGCGCAGCGTGCTCTCGGTCGGCAGCGGCTTCGGCGGGTTCCAGTCCGCCGTGGCCCTGACCCGAACAGGCGGGAGGACTCCATGA
- a CDS encoding TcmI family type II polyketide cyclase, translating to MHHALIVARMAPDSAPDIAELFAASDDTELPHLVGVNRRTLFQFGDVYLHLIESDRPPGPEIAKVTGHPEFKAISDRLTAFVSPYDPQTWRGPKDAMAQQFYRWQRDGSA from the coding sequence ATGCATCACGCACTGATCGTCGCCCGGATGGCCCCCGACTCCGCACCGGACATCGCCGAGCTCTTCGCCGCGTCGGACGACACCGAACTCCCGCACCTGGTGGGGGTCAACAGGCGGACGCTGTTCCAGTTCGGGGACGTGTACCTGCACCTGATCGAATCCGACAGGCCCCCGGGCCCGGAGATCGCGAAGGTGACCGGACATCCGGAGTTCAAGGCCATCAGCGACCGGCTGACCGCCTTCGTCAGCCCGTACGACCCGCAGACCTGGCGCGGTCCCAAGGACGCGATGGCGCAGCAGTTCTACCGGTGGCAGCGCGACGGATCCGCCTGA
- a CDS encoding right-handed parallel beta-helix repeat-containing protein, which yields MSRKRLTRLVGAAAGTATALGLATVPSTASAPGHHVVRPGDSIQSAVDAARAGDTIVVLPGTYRESVLITKPGLTLQGAGDRTVIAPAVAKAGAADGTCAKAGNGICVIGTKSRTVDDVSIRSLTVSGFARNGVWASWTDSLSVRDVTSKENGTWGIAQERSTRGHLRGNTATGNGDAGIFVANSVTEEGGATDTGGTLIQDNALSDNRIGVTVRRVRNLAVEGNRITGNCSGVFVVGDESRPAAGSMTVSGNQVLENNRFCAATERLSAIQGSGIVLTGSEKTVVRDNVVRGNAGTTAHSGGILLFKSFVGALNTDNTISGNLVRDNRPADLADRDTSGTGNTFVSNECGTSVPAGMCAQ from the coding sequence ATGAGCAGAAAGCGCCTCACGCGTCTGGTGGGGGCCGCCGCCGGTACGGCCACCGCGCTGGGTCTCGCGACGGTCCCCTCCACCGCGTCCGCACCGGGGCACCACGTCGTGCGCCCGGGTGACTCGATCCAGAGCGCGGTGGACGCGGCCCGGGCCGGTGACACGATCGTCGTCCTGCCCGGCACGTACCGCGAGAGCGTCCTGATCACGAAGCCCGGGCTGACCCTGCAGGGCGCCGGTGACCGGACGGTGATCGCACCGGCGGTGGCGAAGGCCGGGGCGGCCGACGGCACCTGCGCGAAGGCCGGCAACGGCATCTGCGTCATCGGCACGAAGTCGCGCACGGTCGACGATGTCAGCATCCGCTCCCTGACCGTCTCCGGTTTCGCCCGGAACGGCGTCTGGGCGTCCTGGACGGACTCCCTCTCCGTACGCGACGTGACGTCGAAGGAGAACGGGACCTGGGGCATCGCCCAGGAGCGTTCGACCCGGGGCCATCTCCGGGGCAACACCGCGACGGGCAACGGGGACGCGGGGATCTTCGTCGCGAACTCGGTCACCGAGGAAGGCGGGGCCACCGACACCGGGGGCACCCTGATCCAGGACAACGCCCTGAGCGACAACCGGATCGGGGTCACCGTCCGCCGTGTGAGGAACCTGGCGGTCGAGGGCAACCGCATCACCGGCAACTGCAGCGGGGTGTTCGTCGTCGGTGACGAGTCCAGGCCCGCGGCCGGGTCCATGACGGTCAGCGGCAACCAGGTCCTGGAGAACAACAGGTTCTGCGCGGCCACGGAGCGGCTCTCGGCGATCCAGGGGTCCGGGATCGTCCTGACCGGCAGTGAGAAGACGGTCGTGCGGGACAACGTCGTACGCGGCAACGCGGGCACCACCGCCCATTCCGGCGGGATCCTGCTGTTCAAGAGCTTCGTGGGAGCCCTCAACACGGACAACACCATCAGCGGCAACCTCGTGCGGGACAACCGGCCGGCCGACCTCGCCGACCGGGACACCTCCGGCACGGGCAACACCTTCGTCAGCAACGAGTGCGGCACGTCCGTGCCGGCCGGAATGTGCGCCCAGTGA
- a CDS encoding methyltransferase: protein MTTLSPTPETTPLAAAPVSSAPASPPPAMQLRELAFGAARAAALRAAAGLGVADALGESPATAEELARAVKAEPAPLRRLLRALSCYGVFAETEDGTFAHTEMSRLLREDDPHSLRYICLWCTEPWTWEVWPRLDDAVRSGASVFPETFGKGFFDYLHQDAGESAQVFNRAMTTSSVQSARDVADLLDLTGVSSVADIGGGQGHVLASLLEKHPAVHGTLLDLPGVVAGADARLRDDGPLAGRARIVPGDCREEIPFEADLYIIKNILEWDDGSTRRTLRNVVAAARPGARVVVIENLVDDTPSMRFTTAMDLLLLLNVGGAKHTRESLVTRISDAGLKIREVRPVNAYLHAFECVVPG from the coding sequence ATGACCACCCTGAGTCCCACCCCCGAGACCACCCCCCTCGCCGCCGCCCCCGTCTCCTCCGCTCCCGCCTCTCCCCCTCCGGCCATGCAGCTGAGGGAACTGGCGTTCGGAGCGGCCCGTGCCGCCGCGCTCCGCGCCGCGGCCGGGCTGGGAGTGGCCGACGCGCTCGGTGAGTCACCGGCCACGGCCGAGGAGCTCGCCCGGGCGGTGAAGGCGGAGCCGGCCCCGCTGCGGCGGCTGCTGCGCGCGCTGAGCTGCTACGGCGTCTTCGCCGAGACCGAGGACGGCACGTTCGCCCACACGGAGATGTCCCGGCTGCTGCGCGAGGACGATCCGCACAGCCTGCGCTACATCTGCCTGTGGTGCACCGAGCCGTGGACGTGGGAGGTCTGGCCGCGGCTCGACGACGCGGTGCGCTCCGGGGCGAGTGTCTTCCCCGAGACGTTCGGCAAGGGCTTCTTCGACTACCTCCACCAGGACGCCGGCGAGTCCGCCCAGGTGTTCAACCGCGCCATGACGACGTCCAGCGTGCAGTCCGCCCGGGACGTCGCCGATCTGCTCGACCTCACCGGGGTCTCCTCGGTGGCCGACATCGGCGGGGGCCAGGGCCATGTGCTGGCGAGTCTGCTGGAGAAGCACCCCGCGGTGCACGGCACCCTGCTCGACCTGCCCGGGGTGGTGGCCGGGGCGGACGCCCGGCTGCGCGACGACGGCCCGCTGGCCGGCCGGGCGAGGATCGTGCCCGGCGACTGCCGTGAGGAGATCCCCTTCGAGGCCGACCTCTACATCATCAAGAACATCCTCGAGTGGGACGACGGGAGCACCCGCCGGACGCTGCGCAACGTGGTCGCGGCGGCGCGTCCCGGCGCCCGGGTGGTGGTCATCGAGAACCTCGTCGACGACACCCCCTCGATGCGGTTCACGACCGCGATGGACCTGCTGCTCCTGCTCAACGTCGGGGGTGCGAAGCACACCAGGGAGAGTCTGGTCACGCGGATCTCCGACGCCGGCCTGAAGATCCGCGAGGTCCGCCCGGTCAACGCCTACCTCCACGCGTTCGAATGCGTGGTGCCGGGCTGA